The region CTGGTCAGCCGAACTGGATTTCGCCACCAGCGAATCCACCAAAGACCTGATCAATATCGAGAGCTACTCCGGCACCGGCCGCGCCGGCACCACCCAGCAGGGTGATCCGGCAGCCCGCGCCTGGCAGCAGGTGTCTCCTGAAGGTGTCATGTTCAGCGAACACCCCACCATCGATATGCCTGACTACACCGATCCGGCAGGCATTCGCCTGGCTGGTCCTCAGGCCTGGGGTGGCGCCATTGCCCAGCGCGTCGGTGGCAAAGACAATGCTCAGGACGGCTTCGTCAACTATCCGCGTTTTGAGGAAGAGCTGGACACCCTGCGTCTGTCCACCACCGCAGCGATCAACGGTGACTTCTTCCAGAGCGTTGAGCTGGGCCTGAACTACTCCGACCGCACCAAGAGCAAGGTCAACTACGGTGCCTTCCTGGTCGCTCCCGGCTTTGACGCCGATGAAGCGCGTGAAGACCAGACTGCCCTGTCTTTCACAGACCCGGCTCTGGAGCCCTACTATGTCGGCACGACCAACCTGAGCTTCCTGGGCCTGGGTGGCATGGTGGCGTACGATGGTGTGGGCATGTACCGCGACGGTGTCTACACTGAAATCGACGCAACCGAGTTTGAAACTGCACGCCTGGGCGACACTTACTCTGTCACCGAAGAAGTGGTTACCGCTTATGCCAAGGCCGATTTCGAAACCGGCATCCTGTCCGGTAACTTCGGTGTTCAGATTATCGATACCGACCAGAGCTCGGATGGCTTCGCGAGCGTTGCGCGCGAAGACGACGACACCGGTCTGGTCAGCGTAGTCGCCACCCCCGTCAGCGGTGGTGATGATTACCTGAAGATCCTCCCGAGTCTGAACATGAACTTCCAGATGACGGACAACCAGATCGTTCGCTTTGCGACCTCCAAGACCCTGTCTCGGGCCCGTATGGATGACATGCGCGCAAACAACACCATCAACTTCAGCTTTGACAACGGCCGTCGCGAAAGCGCCGATCCCGAGTTCAGTGCCTGGAGTGGCTCTGGTGGCAACCCGAACCTACGTCCGCTCGAAGCGGTTCAAACTGACCTGTCCTATGAATACTACTTCACCAACGACGGCTATGTAGCGGCTTCCTGGTTCTACAAAGATTTGCTCAACTGGCACATCAGCCAGGACGTGATCACCGACTTCGAGCCCTATTTCATCGAAGGCTATCACGATGCCGGTGTGGACAACTTCCAGTCTTTCCAGGGCCCGACTACCTCTATTGCCGAACTGGGTAAAGGTAAAGTGGAAGGTATTGAACTGCAGGGCAGCTTGCCGTTCTACACCTTCAGTGAAACGCTGGACGGTTTTGGCCTCATTGCCGCGGCGACCTTCCTCGACGGCGCCATCGAGTATGATGGTGAGCAGCAGGAAATCCCCGGCCTGTCCGAGGAATCCTATCAGTTGACCGTTTACTACGAGAAGAACGGTTTCGAGTTCCGCGTCAGTGGTCGCAAGCGTGACGAATTCCTGACCGAAACCCGTGGCCTCAGCCTGGCACTGACTCCGACCACGGACCAGGGCTCTGAGCTGTGGGACGCACAGATCGGTTATGACTTCGGTGCCGGTGGCTTCGACTCGCTTGACGGTCTGAGCATCACTCTGCAGGCGCAGAACCTGACCGACGAAGAGACGGTAGCTGCGGAGGATGATGATCCCCGCCGGATTACGTCATACCAGACCTTCGGCGCTAACTACCTGCTCGGTGTGAACTACCAGTTCTAATCAGGGCATGAAGGAAAGCCCCTGCTATAGTGAAGAGCTGTAGCAGGGGCTTTTTTTTGGCTGGAGATAACGACGTGAATCATTCCATAAAAAACGTACTGATTGTGGGCGGGGGCTCGTCCGGTTGGATGGCGGCCGCCGTGCTGGCCCGATTTTTCAGCAAACAGATAAAGATTCAACTGGTGGAGTCGAGTGAAATCGGCACCGTGGGTGTTGGCGAGGCCACGATTCCCCCCATCAGAACCTTCAATGACGTATTGGGTATAAAGGAAGCCGACTTCCTGAAGCAGACCATGGGCACCATCAAACTCGGCATTCAGTTTGAGAACTGGAACCAACCGGGTGATAGCTATATGCACGCCTTCGGTGAAATCGGGCGCAACCTGGGCGTTGCCGGTTTTCATCACTATTGGCTGAAAGCCCGACAGGCGGGGGTGGCCGAAGATTTCTGGCGGTACTCGCTCAACGAACAGGCCGCTCGGCATAACCGCTTTGCTCCCATGGAAACCATTCCCGGCACTCAGTTCCCTGGGCTTACCCACGCGTATCACCTTGATGCCGGACTGTATGCACAGATGTTGCGCGCCTACAGCGAAAAGCTCGGCGTCAAGCGCATTGATGGCAAAATTCAGACGGTCGACAAGGATCCCGAATCCGGCGATATCGCCGCCGTTCAGCTCGAATCCGGTGAGCGTCTGGCAGCGGATCTGTTTATCGACTGCTCGGGTTTTCGCGCGCTGTTGATCGGCGAAGCACTGGATGTCGACTACGAGGACTGGAGTCACTGGCTGCCCTGTGATCGCGCCCTTGCGGTTCCCAGCGAAGCAGCAGAAACCATCACGCCGTATACCCGGGCCATCGCCCACGAGGGTGGCTGGCAATGGCGAATCCCGCTCCAGCATCGCACGGGTAACGGCCTGGTCTACAGCCACCGCCACCTGAGCGACGATGAGGCGGCGCATACCCTGTTGTCCAACCTGGACACCCCCGCGCTGGCGGACCCTCGCCCCATCCGTTTTAAAACCGGACGCCGGGTTCAGCAGTGGTGCCAGAACGTCGTGTCCCTGGGCCTGTCCAGCGGCTTTCTGGAGCCTCTGGAATCCACCAGCCTGCACCTGGTTCAGCAGGGGCTGACCCGACTGATCAAACTGTTCCCACGCAACGGCATACAGCCGAGCGATATTGAGGAGTACAACCGGCAGTCGCAGATCGAGTTCGAAAAAATCCGCGACTTCATCATCCTGCACTATCACCTGAACAGCAAAACCGACAGCCCCTTCTGGCGCATGTGCCGTGAGGCGCCCAAGCCGGAATCACTGCTCCGACGAATTGACCTGTTTGCCGGCTCGGGGCGGGTGTTTCGCGAACAGGACGAACTGTTCAGCGAAACCGCCTGGGAGCAGGTGATGATCGGCCAGGGCATTACGCCACAGGACTACCACCCGCTGGTAGACAACCTTGAAGACCAACAACTGCGCGAGTTTATGAATTCCTGGCAGCGGATTGTCGACAAAACCGTCGCCCAGATGCCCTCTCACAACGACTTTATTGCCTCAATCAAGTAGTGGATACCCCATCATGATACGCCTGACCTTGTTCCTTACCCTGCTCCTTGGAATACCCGCCGCGCTTGCCGACCCCATTGACCGCGTGGAGCCACCGTTCTGGTGGGCGGGCATGCACAATTCCAACCTGCAGCTGATGATTCACGGTGACCGGATTGCCCAGTGGTCTGTGAGCCTGGAGCATCCCCGGGTCTCGCTGACTGAAGTGCACCGCGTCGAGAGTGAAAACTACCTGTTTGTCGATCTTGACGTTCGCAATACCTTCCGGGGCGGGATCGTCACCCTGCAGTTTGTCCATGAAAACGGCGATGCCTTCCAGCATGACTACGCGTTCCACACCCGCCGAAAAGACTCCGCCGACCGCAACGGCTTTAACACGACGGATGCCATCTACCTGATCACCCCGGATCGTTTTGCCAATGGCGACCCGAGCAATGACAGCCTGGCCGAGCTCAAAGAGGCCGCGAACCGGGACAGCAGCGTCGGTCGTCACGGCGGCGACCTGGACGGCATGATCCAGCATCTGGATTACATTGCGGACATGGGCTTTACCGCCATCTGGCCAACTCCCATGCTGGAAAATGATCAGGCCGAGTATTCCTACCACGGCTATTCCATTACCGATTTCTATCGGGTAGATCCGCGCTTTGGTGACAATGAGGACTATCGCCAGCTCAGCCTGCAAGGCAAAGCCAAAGGCGTGGGTCTGATTCAGGATATGATTCTCAACCATATTGGGTCCGGTCACTGGTGGATGGACGACCTGCCCACCGACGACTGGCTGAACTTTCAGGGCGAATTCGTCCCCACCACCCATTACCGGACCAGCGTTCAGGATCCTTACGCGGCGGACATCGATAAACAGGAGTTTGCCGACGGTTGGTTTGTGAAATCCATGCCAGACCTGAACCAACGCAACCCACTGGTCGCCAATTACCTGATTCAGAACAGCATCTGGTGGATCGAGTACGCCGATCTTTATGGCATCCGTACCGATACCTATTCCTACTCCGACAAGGATTTCCTGACCGAGTGGACCCGCCGCATCATGGCGGAATACCCCAACTTCAATATTGTCGGTGAGGAGTGGAGCACCAATCCCAATGTGGTGTCCTATTGGCAGCGCGGCAAAGACAATAAAGACGGTTATGTGTCCTATCTTCCCAGCGTAATGGATTTCCCCATGTACGACGCCCTGCGCACCGCACTGACGGAAGACGAAGCCTGGGACCGGGGTTTGATTCGCGTCTACGAAACCCTGGCGGACGACAATCTCTACGCGGACCCGATGAGCCTGGTCATTTTTGCCGAGAACCACGATACCAGCCGACTGTACAGCCTGATTGATGAGGACCTGGAGCGGTTCAATATCGCCATGACCCTGCTGGCCACAATGCGCGGAACCCCTCAATTCTTTTACGGTTCGGAAGTGCTCGCCACCAGCCCGAAGACCCGGGACGACGGCGCCGTGCGCAGTGACTTTCCCGGCGGTTGGGCCGGAGATACGCGCAACGGGTTCACCGGCGAAGGCCTGACGGATACCCAACGTTCTGCTCAGGCATACCTCCGTCAGTTACTCAACTGGCGGCAGGACCAGGAGGCCATTCACCACGGCGACCTTCTGCACTTTGCCCCCCACAACGGCGTTTATGTGTTTGCCCGCTACACCGGGGAGCAGCGCATTCTGGTGGCGATCAATCACACCGGGGAGACCCGTCAACTCTCTAACGAGCGTTACGCACAGGCCATCGATGGTCACCGTTCAGGTACCGATGTCCTGAGCGGCGAAACCCTGTCCCTGGATAACGACCTGACACTCGAGCCGATGAGCGCCCGCATTCTGGAACTGCACTGACGGAAGCCATGCCATGAAAAAACCCTGGATCGCCACGGCGCTTCTGGCCTCATTGGCCGGATGCGCCCAGTCGCCCAAACCGATCGACAGTACGGATAGCCCGGAACCCAATGCCGGCAAACCCGTCGTCTATCAGATGTTCACCCGCCTGTTCGGGAATACCGAGACCACCAACAAGCCCTGGGGCACTCTCGAGGAAAACGGCGTCGGCAAATTCGCTGACATCACCGATACCGCGCTTCGGGAGTTGAACGCACTGGGGGCGACTCATATCTGGTACACCGGCGTACCCCATCATGCCGTGATCAACGACTACACCGATTACGGCATTTCCCTGGATGACCCGGACGTGGTCAAAGGCCGCGCCGGCTCACCTTATGCGGTCAAGGATTATTACAACGTCAACCCGGATCTGGCCGACAACCCGGCGCAGCGCCTGGCGGAATTCGAAGCGCTGATTGAACGTACTCACGACAACGGCCTGAAGGTCATTATCGACATTGTTCCCAACCACGTGGCCAGGGATTACGATTCCATCAGCCGCCCGGAGGGCGTCGATAACCTCGGTGCCCGGGATGATGACTCTGTCACCTATGCCCGTGACAACCAGTTCTACTATGTGGTCGGCGAACGCTTCAGAGTCCCCGAGCCCGAGGGCGGCTACCAACCCCTGGGCGGCGATGACCACCCGCTCGCCGATGGCCTGTTCGCGGAAAACCCGGCCAAATGGACCGGTAATGGCGCCCGTGCCGCCCAGCCGGATTTCAATGACTGGTATGAAACCGTAAAGATCAATTACGGGGTAAGACCCGACGGTACCTACGACTTCCCCCGCCTGCCGGACGACTATGCCGAGCGGTCGATCCAGGCTCATCACGCTTACTGGCAGGAACAGGACCTGCCGGACTCCTGGTATAAAATGCGCGACATTGCCCACTATTGGCTGGACAAAGGCGTCGACGGTTTCCGGTACGACATGGCGGAAATGGTACCGGTGGAATTCTGGAGCTTTCTGAACGCCTCCATCAAAGTGAAATACCCCGACGCCTTTCTGCTTGCGGAAATTTACAATCCGGACGCCTACCGCGATTACATTCACCTGGGGAAGATGGACTACCTCTACGCCAAGGTGGATATCTACGATACGCTGAAACCCATCATGCGCGACGAAGCCGGTACCGATACCCTGCCTCCGGTGCGCGACGCGCTCGCGGACATCGATCAGCACATGCTGCTGTTTCTCGAGAACCACGATGAGCAACGCATTGCCCACCCGGAATTTTCGGGCGACGCACAAAAAGGCAAGCCGGCCATGGTGGTTTCCGCGCTCTGGGGACGGGGCCCGGCGATGATCTATTTCGGACAGGAAGTGGGCGAAGACGCCGATGAAGATGCCGGTTTCGGCAAAGCCAGCCGGACCACCATTTTCGACTACTGGGGCGTGCCCGCCCACCAACGCTGGATGAACGACGGCGCTTTCGACGGTGGCCAGCTCAGAGAGGAAGAGGCCGCGCTGCGCGAATTTTACCAGCGTGTTTTACGTCTGGCACGGGAGGAGCCCGCCGCCGACGGGCAGATCATGGACCTGCACGACCATCAGCGCCAGTACAGCAATCGCTACACCGACGAGCTTTACACCTGGGCCCGTTGGTCGGGTTCACAGCGGTGGTTGCTTGTCAGTCATTTTGGCGATCAGGCGGCAACCGAAGTGGCACTGAAGCTGCCGCGCGAACTGATCGCTGAGTGGCAGTTGGTGCCGGGGCAGTACACACTTCGGGATCGGCTCGACTCAGATCGGACCGCGACCCTGACCGTGAACGAGCAGGGCGCGGGTACCGTGATCCACCTGGAGCCACTGTCATCTGCCGTGCTGGAACTTGAGCGTTAGTCGATATTCAGCAGAAACCGCAGCGGAATTTCCAGCCGGGCGCGCCACGCCGCTTCACTGTGGGGCGCGCCGTCAAAGCGAAGACTCTGCCAGTCTGCACCACGCCGATAGCCTTTGGCCGCCATGATCCGGTCCATGTCCCGCTGATAGGGACCGTAGGCCGCATCCAGCGTTTCAGTGCCGTGATCGAAGTACCAACGGTGGACGCCCGGCTCCGGCAGATGGGTTTCAAGATACCGGACCACGGCACCGTCGCCGGCGGGCCAATGGCTCGACAGGCAGGCCGCGGCGCCAAAGACCTCCGGGTGCTCGGCAACGGCATAGGCCGACAGCAAGCCCCCCATGCTCGAGCCCATGATGGTGGTATGCTTGAGGTCCGTTCTGGTAGCGTAGTGCCGGTCGATAAACGGCTTCACTTCCTCAACGAGGAAACGCAGATAAGCATCGGCCCGCAACGCTGACTGCGCCACATCCGGAACGCCGTGAATGCCCATGGATACCGCGCCCTGAGTCTGCGCCTGTTCAGGCATGTATTCGGCAAATCGCTCCGGCGTGTTCCAGATGGCCACTACAATCGGAAGCGCGATATCGGACTCGCTTGCCAGACGCGCCAGGGTTTCATCCAGCCCCCATTCCTCACCACCGTAGGATTCCTCCGCTCGAAACAGGTTCTGGCCGTCCTGCGCGTAAATAACCGGATGGCGTTGGCCAGTGTGTGGATACCCCGGCGGCAGCCAGACATCGACTATACGGGCCGGCACTTCGGCAGAGGGAAACGCCTCATAACGATGAAGCGTTCCGAACGAAAGCCCCTCATCAATCAGTCGATGCTCGGGCGCGGCGGACACGCACCCGGTCAGTAGCATTACAAAGCACCCGAGCGGTAACAATACTTTCATAATAAACCTGATATTTATCAAAAGAGACTATGACAATCGGCAATTTTTAGAACCAAACGCAGTAACGAATATTCATGGTATTCGAAGGATAACGCGAAACCCCCGCCGCCCGGAAAATGCATACGTATTCATAACGGTGAGACGACCTGCATACGTATGCAGGCTATTGAGCCGTCCGTCGCCCCGTTCTACGATGAAGTCATGGCTTGGGAACTCTCCTTCCTTGCCAGCCCAGGATCACTCCTGGGCCGTTTTTTGAAACCTTACGGTTTTACCCTACTCTCTCATTGCTTTGTGTTGGGAAACTTTGGCGCAGTCTACTGCGCCTTTTTTTTACCCGGCCGTTCGTGCTGTCGATCCTGTCCGGTCGGGTACCAATAAACATAACAGTAACCAGTAAGCTTGGAGATACAATAATGAACGATAATACCCGTAACGGCCGGGCTATGCCCCGGTGGTTAATGCATAGCGCACGCGCCCTGCCCGTGCTCGCTCTGGCGATCGGCGCTCAAGCCGACCATACCTCAGACCCCTCAAGTGTCAGCATCCCGGGTAATCTCAATCCCGCGATGGGCTGCTCGGGCGAATGGCAGCCGGACTGTACCGATGCCGCCCTTGAAGCGGGCGCGGATGGTATCTGGCGCGGCAGTTTCACGCTTCCGGCCGGCGACTACGAATACAAAGCGGCTATCAACGGCAGTTGGGATGAAAACTACGGTGCGAATGCAACCTCCGGTGGTGACAACATTCCCTTGAGTGTGTCCGAAGAGGAGGACGTCCGGTTTTACTACAGTCACGATAGCCACTGGGTGGCCGACAGCGTCAATCATGTCATCGCCGCGGCGGTCGGTGATTTCCAGAGTGAATTGGGTTGCCCCGGTGATTGGCAGCCGGATTGCATGATTGCCTGGGTTCAGGACATCAACAACACCGGTATCTATCAATACACCACCACTGACATTCCCGCCGGCAACTACGAGGCAAAAATCGCCCTGAACGAGACCTGGGACGAGAGTTACGGCGTAGACGGTGGCAATGTGCCTTTTACCGTTGAGGCGGACGGCGACGAAGTCACCTTCACCTATAACAGTCTGGACAATAGTGTGTACGTGGGCGATGTCATTTCCGCTGGCGATCTGAGTCAATCCAAAGCGTACTGGCTGAACGAGAACACCATTGCCTTCGCGGTCACACCGGACGCCAATGTCCAACTGCACTTCGATGCTCAGGCGGACATGACCAGCAGCCCCGAGGGCGTTTCTGGCGGCGAAGCCATCACGCTGACCCACGATGCCAATGGCATGAGTGATGCGCTGGCCGAAAAATTCCCTCACCTGGCCAACTACCCCGTATTCACCATTGCCGAAGCGGACCTCGAGCAGATCGGTGACATTCTGAAAGGGCAGATCGCCGTGTCGGCCAGCAACGAAGACGGCAGCCTGGTCGATGCCACCGGCGTGCAGATTCCGGGTGTGCTGGATGATCTGTACACCTACGACGGCGACCTGGGCCCGGTGTATGACGACGGTGTTCCCAGTGTGCACCTGTGGGCACCGACCGCCCAGAACGTCACCTTCCTTCTGTACTCCGACAGCCACACGGATACCGCGCCCACCGAGCTCCCCATGACGCTCAACCCGGAAACCGGCGTATGGAGTATCACCGGCGATGCGAGCTGGGATCGGCAGTACTATCAATTCGACGTGGAAGTGTACGTCCCGCAGACCGGAAACATTGAAACCAACCGCGTCACCGACCCGTACACCCTGAGCGCCAGCACCAACGGTCAGCGCAGCCAGTTGGTCAACCTCGACGATGACGACCTCAAGCCCGAAGGCTGGGATACCCTGACGAAGCCGGCGTTCACCGCCCCCGAAGACATGGTGGTGTACGAAGTACATGTGCGCGACTTCAGTGTCAGCGACAGTGAAGTGCCGGAGGACTATCGCGGCAAGTTCAAGGCCTTCACCGTCGCGGACAGCCTGGGCATGACCCACCTGAAGTCCCTGCAGGAAGTCGGTCTGAGTCACGTACACCTGCTTCCCGTCAATGACTGTGCCACCATTCCGGAAGATCCGGCCGACCAGCTGACACTTCAAGACGACCTGTCCCAGTACGCCCCGGACAGCACCGAGCAGCAGGCGGCGGTCAGTGCCATTCGCGGCAGCGACGCCTTCAACTGGTGCTACGACCCGCACCATTTCAACACCCCGGAAGGCAGCTACGCCACCGACCCGGATGGCGTGGCCCGCATTATCGAATTCCGCGAAATGGTGCAGGCCCTGAACGAAGCCGGACTGCGGGTGGTGGTCGATGTAGTCTACAACCACACCAGCCAATCCGGCCTTGGGGACAAATCCGTTCTGGATAAAGTGGTACCCGGTTATTACCACCGACTGAACAGCAGTGGCAATATCGAGCGCAGCACCTGCTGTGAAAACACCGCCTCCGAGCACGCCATGATGGAGAAATTCATGGTGGACTCACTGATGACCTGGGCCGAGCTGTACAAGGTCGACAGCTTCCGCTTTGACCTGATGGGGCATCACAGCAAAGCCAATATCCTCAAGGTCAAGGAGCAGCTGGCCACACTGACCGACGAAGAACACGGTGTGAACGGCGAGCATATTTATCTGTACGGCGAAGGCTGGAATTTCGGCGAGGTGGCCGACAATGCGCGCTTTGAACAGGCCACCCAGATCAATATGGCCGGCACCGGTGTGGGCACCTTCAACGATCGCTTC is a window of Marinimicrobium sp. C6131 DNA encoding:
- a CDS encoding TonB-dependent receptor: MMNTKKLMLPSVIGCLAAGMTVAPAYAQDQEAGMLEEVVVTGIRRSLMNSIAIKENSSSIVEVVSAEDIGKLPDTSIAESLARLPGLAGERVNGRTSGISVRGFNEDYVATTMNGRELLGIGDNRGVEYDLYPSEIISDAVVYKTMQADLVNQGLGGVVDLRTLRPLENDRIISFNGNYEVNGMESANPDYDDTGHRLAFTYSDTFANDTMGFAVTLASMESPSQEENVRIWGYPEDPNSGNFIFGGHDSYVRSATMERDTVSSVFQWEPNEDLSVTVDALYIDFLESKVFRGFEEGGPVWSGANYTAGDVEDGLVMNGVFDGFHSVIRNDGEDKDGELTTFGFNAEYQINDTWSAELDFATSESTKDLINIESYSGTGRAGTTQQGDPAARAWQQVSPEGVMFSEHPTIDMPDYTDPAGIRLAGPQAWGGAIAQRVGGKDNAQDGFVNYPRFEEELDTLRLSTTAAINGDFFQSVELGLNYSDRTKSKVNYGAFLVAPGFDADEAREDQTALSFTDPALEPYYVGTTNLSFLGLGGMVAYDGVGMYRDGVYTEIDATEFETARLGDTYSVTEEVVTAYAKADFETGILSGNFGVQIIDTDQSSDGFASVAREDDDTGLVSVVATPVSGGDDYLKILPSLNMNFQMTDNQIVRFATSKTLSRARMDDMRANNTINFSFDNGRRESADPEFSAWSGSGGNPNLRPLEAVQTDLSYEYYFTNDGYVAASWFYKDLLNWHISQDVITDFEPYFIEGYHDAGVDNFQSFQGPTTSIAELGKGKVEGIELQGSLPFYTFSETLDGFGLIAAATFLDGAIEYDGEQQEIPGLSEESYQLTVYYEKNGFEFRVSGRKRDEFLTETRGLSLALTPTTDQGSELWDAQIGYDFGAGGFDSLDGLSITLQAQNLTDEETVAAEDDDPRRITSYQTFGANYLLGVNYQF
- the pulA gene encoding pullulanase-type alpha-1,6-glucosidase; amino-acid sequence: MNDNTRNGRAMPRWLMHSARALPVLALAIGAQADHTSDPSSVSIPGNLNPAMGCSGEWQPDCTDAALEAGADGIWRGSFTLPAGDYEYKAAINGSWDENYGANATSGGDNIPLSVSEEEDVRFYYSHDSHWVADSVNHVIAAAVGDFQSELGCPGDWQPDCMIAWVQDINNTGIYQYTTTDIPAGNYEAKIALNETWDESYGVDGGNVPFTVEADGDEVTFTYNSLDNSVYVGDVISAGDLSQSKAYWLNENTIAFAVTPDANVQLHFDAQADMTSSPEGVSGGEAITLTHDANGMSDALAEKFPHLANYPVFTIAEADLEQIGDILKGQIAVSASNEDGSLVDATGVQIPGVLDDLYTYDGDLGPVYDDGVPSVHLWAPTAQNVTFLLYSDSHTDTAPTELPMTLNPETGVWSITGDASWDRQYYQFDVEVYVPQTGNIETNRVTDPYTLSASTNGQRSQLVNLDDDDLKPEGWDTLTKPAFTAPEDMVVYEVHVRDFSVSDSEVPEDYRGKFKAFTVADSLGMTHLKSLQEVGLSHVHLLPVNDCATIPEDPADQLTLQDDLSQYAPDSTEQQAAVSAIRGSDAFNWCYDPHHFNTPEGSYATDPDGVARIIEFREMVQALNEAGLRVVVDVVYNHTSQSGLGDKSVLDKVVPGYYHRLNSSGNIERSTCCENTASEHAMMEKFMVDSLMTWAELYKVDSFRFDLMGHHSKANILKVKEQLATLTDEEHGVNGEHIYLYGEGWNFGEVADNARFEQATQINMAGTGVGTFNDRFRDAVRGGSPFDSGVNHVINQSFINGLYYDPNAENDGSSDELERLMTSTDRIRIGLAGSLKDFAFIDWQGNEVTGDYGAAVGYTLDPQESINYIEKHDNETLFDINQYKIPLDRTPEDRVRVHNMGTSLALLAQGVPFVQAGQELMRSKSMDRDSYDSGDWFNLLDYSYQQNGWGRGLPPAHSTEASWDTIQPRLADETLAVEEAHILSSLAHFKEMLAIRHSSKLFRLETGAAINEQVSFHNTGAEQKPALVAMHIADGSDDVDPERDAVMVLFNAHVDAQTLSSEDWTEAEWELHPLQQASDDETVQGATFDAETGTFTVPARTTAVFQIAQADTGDDDDTDGGNDDDTDGDSETPGPDRGSSGSANPGLLLMLLAFAGIHLVSRRS
- a CDS encoding alpha/beta hydrolase; the encoded protein is MKVLLPLGCFVMLLTGCVSAAPEHRLIDEGLSFGTLHRYEAFPSAEVPARIVDVWLPPGYPHTGQRHPVIYAQDGQNLFRAEESYGGEEWGLDETLARLASESDIALPIVVAIWNTPERFAEYMPEQAQTQGAVSMGIHGVPDVAQSALRADAYLRFLVEEVKPFIDRHYATRTDLKHTTIMGSSMGGLLSAYAVAEHPEVFGAAACLSSHWPAGDGAVVRYLETHLPEPGVHRWYFDHGTETLDAAYGPYQRDMDRIMAAKGYRRGADWQSLRFDGAPHSEAAWRARLEIPLRFLLNID
- a CDS encoding tryptophan halogenase family protein, whose product is MNHSIKNVLIVGGGSSGWMAAAVLARFFSKQIKIQLVESSEIGTVGVGEATIPPIRTFNDVLGIKEADFLKQTMGTIKLGIQFENWNQPGDSYMHAFGEIGRNLGVAGFHHYWLKARQAGVAEDFWRYSLNEQAARHNRFAPMETIPGTQFPGLTHAYHLDAGLYAQMLRAYSEKLGVKRIDGKIQTVDKDPESGDIAAVQLESGERLAADLFIDCSGFRALLIGEALDVDYEDWSHWLPCDRALAVPSEAAETITPYTRAIAHEGGWQWRIPLQHRTGNGLVYSHRHLSDDEAAHTLLSNLDTPALADPRPIRFKTGRRVQQWCQNVVSLGLSSGFLEPLESTSLHLVQQGLTRLIKLFPRNGIQPSDIEEYNRQSQIEFEKIRDFIILHYHLNSKTDSPFWRMCREAPKPESLLRRIDLFAGSGRVFREQDELFSETAWEQVMIGQGITPQDYHPLVDNLEDQQLREFMNSWQRIVDKTVAQMPSHNDFIASIK
- a CDS encoding alpha-amylase family protein; this encodes MKKPWIATALLASLAGCAQSPKPIDSTDSPEPNAGKPVVYQMFTRLFGNTETTNKPWGTLEENGVGKFADITDTALRELNALGATHIWYTGVPHHAVINDYTDYGISLDDPDVVKGRAGSPYAVKDYYNVNPDLADNPAQRLAEFEALIERTHDNGLKVIIDIVPNHVARDYDSISRPEGVDNLGARDDDSVTYARDNQFYYVVGERFRVPEPEGGYQPLGGDDHPLADGLFAENPAKWTGNGARAAQPDFNDWYETVKINYGVRPDGTYDFPRLPDDYAERSIQAHHAYWQEQDLPDSWYKMRDIAHYWLDKGVDGFRYDMAEMVPVEFWSFLNASIKVKYPDAFLLAEIYNPDAYRDYIHLGKMDYLYAKVDIYDTLKPIMRDEAGTDTLPPVRDALADIDQHMLLFLENHDEQRIAHPEFSGDAQKGKPAMVVSALWGRGPAMIYFGQEVGEDADEDAGFGKASRTTIFDYWGVPAHQRWMNDGAFDGGQLREEEAALREFYQRVLRLAREEPAADGQIMDLHDHQRQYSNRYTDELYTWARWSGSQRWLLVSHFGDQAATEVALKLPRELIAEWQLVPGQYTLRDRLDSDRTATLTVNEQGAGTVIHLEPLSSAVLELER
- a CDS encoding glycoside hydrolase family 13 protein, whose product is MIRLTLFLTLLLGIPAALADPIDRVEPPFWWAGMHNSNLQLMIHGDRIAQWSVSLEHPRVSLTEVHRVESENYLFVDLDVRNTFRGGIVTLQFVHENGDAFQHDYAFHTRRKDSADRNGFNTTDAIYLITPDRFANGDPSNDSLAELKEAANRDSSVGRHGGDLDGMIQHLDYIADMGFTAIWPTPMLENDQAEYSYHGYSITDFYRVDPRFGDNEDYRQLSLQGKAKGVGLIQDMILNHIGSGHWWMDDLPTDDWLNFQGEFVPTTHYRTSVQDPYAADIDKQEFADGWFVKSMPDLNQRNPLVANYLIQNSIWWIEYADLYGIRTDTYSYSDKDFLTEWTRRIMAEYPNFNIVGEEWSTNPNVVSYWQRGKDNKDGYVSYLPSVMDFPMYDALRTALTEDEAWDRGLIRVYETLADDNLYADPMSLVIFAENHDTSRLYSLIDEDLERFNIAMTLLATMRGTPQFFYGSEVLATSPKTRDDGAVRSDFPGGWAGDTRNGFTGEGLTDTQRSAQAYLRQLLNWRQDQEAIHHGDLLHFAPHNGVYVFARYTGEQRILVAINHTGETRQLSNERYAQAIDGHRSGTDVLSGETLSLDNDLTLEPMSARILELH